From Spartinivicinus ruber, the proteins below share one genomic window:
- a CDS encoding Tex family protein, whose protein sequence is MQSIFERIAEELEVRPQQVTAAVALLDEGATVPFIARYRKEVTGALDDTQLRNLEERLRYLRELEDRRETILKSIEEQEKLTPELAKAIKEADTKTRLEDLYLPYKPKRRTKAQIAIEAGLEPLADKLLANPELNPEQEAQTFLNPEAKVEDTKAALDGAKYILMERFSENAELLGKLRTFLWDDGTVSARVVAGKETEGAKFSDYFEHDEPLQKMPSHRALAIFRGRNEGVLQFSIVVGDQEGKTATTPCEVMIAEFWQLEDKGRPADAWLKEVVRWTWRVKLLTHLETELMGQVRESAEEEAIKVFADNLHDLLLAAPAGPRCTIGLDPGLRTGVKVAVVDSTGKLVDHTTIFPHAPKNQWDQSISVLAALCVKHKVELVSIGNGTASRETDKLAGEVMKRYPELKLTKIMVSEAGASVYSASELAAKEFPDLDVSFRGAVSIARRLQDPLAELVKIDPKSIGVGQYQHDVSQVKLARSLDAVVEDCVNAVGVDVNTASAQLLTRVSGLNQTIAANIVQFRDENGAFDKRSDLKKVPRLGAKTFEQAAGFLRIMNGSNPLDASSVHPEAYPVVKKISESSAKDIRSIIGDSQFLKQLNPASFTDETFGIPTVTDIIKELDKPGRDPRPEFKTAEFKEGVETLADLKPDMILEGVITNVTNFGAFVDIGVHQDGLVHISALSNEFVKDPRDVVKAGDIVKVKVMEVDIPRKRIGLSMRLTDSAATAQEQKPQSAKGNRQQQAKGKPSGQKGKAAQQATGGTFADLFANAKTLRKK, encoded by the coding sequence ATGCAAAGTATATTTGAGCGTATCGCTGAAGAACTCGAGGTTAGACCACAACAAGTTACTGCTGCGGTGGCTTTATTAGATGAAGGAGCAACGGTTCCTTTTATTGCCCGTTATCGAAAAGAAGTCACAGGTGCATTAGACGACACCCAGCTGCGTAATCTTGAAGAGCGCTTACGTTATCTGCGAGAGTTAGAAGACCGCCGGGAAACTATCCTGAAAAGTATCGAAGAGCAGGAAAAACTTACGCCAGAATTAGCCAAAGCTATTAAAGAAGCAGATACCAAAACTCGCTTAGAGGATCTATACCTGCCTTATAAACCCAAGCGTCGCACTAAAGCACAAATTGCCATTGAAGCGGGGCTTGAGCCATTAGCAGATAAATTATTAGCTAACCCCGAGCTAAACCCAGAACAAGAAGCTCAAACTTTTTTAAACCCTGAAGCCAAAGTGGAAGACACCAAAGCAGCATTAGATGGCGCTAAATATATCTTAATGGAGCGCTTTAGTGAGAATGCAGAGCTGCTAGGTAAGCTTCGTACATTCTTATGGGATGATGGCACTGTATCTGCCAGGGTAGTAGCGGGTAAAGAAACGGAAGGGGCCAAATTTAGTGACTACTTTGAGCATGATGAGCCATTACAAAAAATGCCATCCCACCGGGCACTAGCTATTTTTCGTGGTCGTAATGAAGGAGTCTTGCAATTCAGTATTGTTGTTGGAGACCAGGAAGGTAAAACCGCTACCACTCCTTGCGAGGTAATGATCGCAGAGTTCTGGCAGTTAGAAGATAAAGGCAGACCAGCAGATGCTTGGTTAAAAGAAGTAGTACGCTGGACCTGGCGAGTAAAACTATTGACTCATTTAGAAACTGAGTTAATGGGCCAGGTTAGAGAATCAGCAGAAGAAGAAGCGATAAAGGTATTTGCAGATAACTTACATGATTTATTGCTGGCTGCTCCGGCGGGCCCGCGTTGCACTATTGGTTTAGACCCAGGTTTGCGTACTGGGGTTAAAGTGGCAGTAGTGGATAGCACAGGTAAATTAGTCGATCACACCACTATATTTCCCCATGCTCCAAAGAATCAGTGGGATCAGTCTATTAGTGTGTTAGCAGCCCTTTGTGTTAAGCACAAAGTAGAGTTAGTCAGTATTGGTAACGGTACTGCCTCCCGTGAAACCGATAAGTTAGCGGGCGAGGTAATGAAACGTTACCCGGAATTAAAACTTACCAAAATTATGGTGAGCGAAGCGGGAGCATCGGTTTACTCAGCGTCAGAATTAGCGGCTAAAGAATTTCCAGATTTAGATGTTTCTTTCCGTGGTGCTGTATCTATTGCCCGAAGATTACAAGACCCATTGGCTGAATTGGTAAAAATCGATCCAAAGTCCATTGGCGTTGGCCAATATCAGCATGATGTTAGTCAGGTTAAACTGGCTCGTTCGTTAGATGCAGTAGTAGAAGACTGTGTAAACGCTGTGGGGGTGGATGTAAATACGGCTTCCGCACAACTATTAACGCGAGTATCTGGCTTGAACCAGACTATTGCTGCCAATATTGTTCAGTTCCGTGATGAAAATGGTGCTTTTGATAAGCGTAGTGATTTAAAGAAAGTACCTCGGTTAGGTGCCAAAACGTTTGAACAAGCTGCTGGGTTTTTGCGAATTATGAATGGCTCCAACCCTCTGGATGCATCCAGTGTTCACCCAGAAGCTTATCCTGTGGTTAAAAAGATTTCTGAAAGCAGCGCCAAAGATATCCGATCAATTATTGGTGATAGTCAATTTTTAAAACAACTTAATCCAGCCAGTTTTACTGATGAAACCTTTGGTATCCCTACCGTAACTGACATCATTAAAGAGTTGGATAAGCCAGGGCGTGACCCAAGACCTGAGTTTAAGACCGCTGAATTTAAAGAAGGGGTGGAAACCCTTGCTGACTTGAAACCCGATATGATCCTGGAAGGGGTAATTACTAATGTTACCAACTTTGGAGCATTTGTGGATATTGGGGTTCACCAGGATGGCTTAGTTCATATCTCGGCGCTTTCCAACGAGTTTGTTAAAGATCCGCGTGATGTCGTAAAAGCTGGAGATATTGTGAAGGTTAAAGTCATGGAAGTGGATATTCCCAGAAAGCGGATAGGATTATCCATGCGCTTGACTGATTCAGCGGCGACAGCACAGGAACAAAAGCCACAATCAGCAAAAGGCAATCGACAGCAACAGGCGAAAGGAAAGCCTAGTGGTCAAAAAGGCAAAGCTGCACAACAAGCAACAGGCGGTACGTTTGCTGACTTGTTTGCTAATGCTAAAACACTACGGAAAAAGTAG
- the gshA gene encoding glutamate--cysteine ligase, which yields MTTKYQAILAVLSQTDNVQLLSQLQHGIEKESLRVDIAGHLSQQPHPDQLGSKLTHPYITTDYSEALLEFITPVYHNPADALHFQHQLHQYTYQHLGAELLWVNSMPCLLGSDEEIPIAYYGDSNLGKMKYVYREGLAHRYGKAMQTIAGIHYNFSLPTALWELLKEKEKNNLTLEDFQSTKYFAMIRNFRRYAWLLMYLFGASPAVSRNFLKHDKHNLQPLNHDTFYLPYATSLRMSDLGYQNNAQAGLNICYNTLSSYVDTISKAIQTPYPKYEQIGVNVNGHYQQLNSNLLQIENEYYSPVRPKRITQSGEHPIDALAGKGVEYVEIRCLDLNPFTPLGIDLTTSHFLDVFLTYCALADSPDIDQLECKAIQHNFDQTVNEGRKPGLMLIRQEQPIKLTDWAEQLLTELKPVAELLDSAWGGANHKLAIEEQLGKVEDSGQTPSAKVITELQQNKLSFKEFGVVLAKQHADYFLATSLCTKRQNYFDTLAKQSWIDQRHLEAKDTQSFPEFLADYFRTLSKAPLASSISPGISDPGCIG from the coding sequence TTGACTACTAAGTATCAGGCAATTCTTGCAGTATTAAGTCAAACAGACAATGTACAACTGCTTTCGCAGCTTCAGCATGGCATTGAAAAGGAAAGTCTTCGAGTAGATATAGCAGGACACTTATCTCAACAGCCTCACCCTGATCAGCTTGGCTCAAAACTCACTCACCCTTATATCACTACAGATTACTCAGAAGCTTTGCTGGAGTTTATTACGCCTGTTTACCATAATCCGGCAGATGCTTTGCATTTTCAGCATCAATTGCATCAATACACCTACCAACATTTAGGTGCTGAATTATTATGGGTTAATAGTATGCCTTGTCTGCTTGGTTCTGATGAGGAAATTCCCATTGCTTATTATGGTGATTCTAACCTTGGTAAAATGAAGTATGTTTATCGAGAGGGTTTAGCGCATCGGTATGGCAAAGCAATGCAGACGATAGCGGGTATTCACTATAATTTTTCGTTGCCAACCGCGTTATGGGAGTTACTAAAAGAGAAGGAAAAAAACAATCTGACTTTAGAGGATTTTCAATCCACAAAGTACTTCGCCATGATTCGTAACTTTCGCCGTTATGCCTGGTTATTAATGTATTTATTTGGAGCTTCGCCTGCAGTAAGCAGAAATTTTTTAAAGCATGATAAGCATAATTTGCAACCACTTAATCATGATACGTTTTATTTGCCTTATGCAACCTCCCTACGAATGAGTGATTTGGGTTATCAAAATAATGCACAGGCTGGCTTAAACATATGTTATAACACTTTATCCAGTTATGTTGATACGATAAGTAAAGCGATTCAAACTCCTTACCCTAAATATGAGCAAATTGGTGTTAATGTTAATGGCCATTACCAGCAATTGAACTCTAATTTATTGCAAATTGAAAACGAATATTACAGTCCTGTAAGACCAAAGCGAATTACTCAGTCAGGTGAGCACCCCATTGATGCGTTGGCTGGAAAGGGGGTGGAGTATGTTGAAATTCGTTGTTTGGATTTAAACCCTTTTACTCCACTAGGAATTGACTTAACGACCAGTCATTTTTTAGATGTATTTTTAACGTATTGTGCTTTAGCGGATAGCCCTGATATTGATCAGTTGGAGTGCAAAGCGATTCAGCATAACTTTGACCAAACAGTTAATGAAGGCCGTAAACCTGGGTTAATGCTAATAAGGCAGGAACAACCAATTAAGTTAACGGATTGGGCTGAACAGCTGTTAACTGAGTTGAAGCCGGTTGCTGAATTGTTGGATAGTGCTTGGGGCGGAGCCAATCATAAATTGGCTATTGAGGAGCAATTAGGCAAAGTAGAAGATAGTGGGCAGACACCTTCAGCAAAAGTCATTACTGAGTTACAGCAAAATAAATTAAGCTTTAAAGAGTTTGGTGTCGTTTTAGCTAAGCAGCATGCTGATTACTTCTTAGCAACATCACTTTGTACTAAGCGGCAAAACTATTTTGACACTTTAGCTAAGCAGTCTTGGATTGATCAGCGTCATCTAGAGGCTAAGGATACTCAAAGCTTTCCTGAGTTCTTGGCTGACTATTTTCGTACTCTTTCTAAAGCCCCTCTTGCTAGTTCTATTTCACCAGGTATCAGCGACCCAGGTTGTATTGGTTAA
- a CDS encoding ribosome modulation factor: MTKKEAPDQAETSDGEMGECSLDDLTNAYQQGYQAGVNTVFKAPPYRHRRLAAAWLAGFDDGLHQYELSISAA, translated from the coding sequence ATGACTAAAAAGGAAGCGCCAGATCAGGCTGAAACCAGTGACGGTGAGATGGGGGAATGTTCACTGGATGACTTAACGAACGCCTACCAACAAGGTTACCAGGCAGGTGTCAATACAGTTTTTAAGGCCCCTCCCTACAGGCATAGGAGGTTGGCGGCTGCTTGGTTAGCTGGTTTTGATGATGGTTTGCATCAGTATGAGCTAAGTATTTCAGCTGCTTAA
- a CDS encoding flagellar basal body-associated FliL family protein: MLKKVLFFVNILLTSLWLTSQPCFAEEEEKAPVEYIELKPSFVVNYGAPKGRLKYLKADISVRVYGKPAVAKVEQHMPLLRDGLVLLFSRQLEKDINTAAGKENLRQEALKIIQNRLKEEEGKPIIDDLLFTSFVVQR, encoded by the coding sequence ATGCTTAAGAAAGTACTTTTTTTTGTCAATATTTTGCTTACTAGTTTATGGCTAACCAGCCAACCTTGCTTTGCCGAAGAAGAGGAAAAAGCACCTGTCGAATACATAGAACTCAAACCCTCATTTGTGGTCAACTATGGTGCTCCCAAAGGCCGGCTTAAGTATTTGAAGGCTGATATTTCTGTTCGTGTTTATGGAAAACCTGCTGTAGCAAAAGTTGAGCAACACATGCCATTATTGCGTGATGGTTTGGTACTGTTATTTAGCCGCCAACTTGAGAAAGATATAAATACAGCAGCAGGAAAAGAAAACTTACGACAAGAGGCGTTAAAAATTATCCAAAACCGCCTCAAAGAAGAAGAAGGCAAACCCATTATTGACGACTTGTTGTTTACATCATTTGTAGTACAGCGTTAA
- a CDS encoding disulfide bond formation protein B, producing the protein MTLPQSRLLFLLALAVCVALLGGALYMQHGLGLEPCPMCIMQRIVFMAIALVCLIAVIHGPESKGYRVYGGAALLFSGFGVALATRQLWLQSLPPDQVPECMPSVEYMMDVLPFTEVLGHMLTGTGDCAEVVWRFLGLSIPGWTLVAFIGFTLFSLVELFRQRGPRAIFS; encoded by the coding sequence ATGACACTACCTCAGTCCAGACTTTTATTTTTGCTTGCTTTAGCTGTGTGTGTAGCGCTACTTGGAGGGGCTCTTTATATGCAGCATGGTCTTGGCTTGGAGCCTTGCCCAATGTGTATTATGCAACGAATTGTATTCATGGCTATTGCATTGGTCTGTCTTATTGCGGTGATACATGGGCCTGAGAGTAAGGGCTACCGTGTTTATGGAGGAGCTGCCTTGCTGTTTTCCGGCTTTGGTGTCGCTTTAGCCACCAGGCAATTATGGTTGCAAAGCTTGCCGCCTGACCAGGTACCAGAGTGTATGCCTAGTGTTGAATATATGATGGATGTGTTGCCTTTTACTGAAGTTCTGGGGCATATGTTAACAGGTACGGGTGATTGTGCAGAGGTAGTTTGGCGATTCTTAGGATTAAGTATTCCTGGCTGGACTTTAGTGGCTTTCATTGGTTTTACACTGTTTTCTTTAGTTGAGTTGTTCAGGCAAAGAGGGCCAAGAGCAATCTTCAGCTAA